Part of the Deinococcota bacterium genome is shown below.
TTGTTAAAATGTCGCCGCCAGGGGAACAACACGGTATTTTTGCCTTTCGTGTAGCTTTTTCTCTAGGCAATCACGTAGCGCCCAACAACCTTGGACAGGTTTACATAGGCGAACCGGGCTTCAAGCTGGCTGCTAACCCAGACACCGTGCGCGCCCCCGATATAGCATTTGTAAGTCGGGAGCGCCTAGACAAGCTAACGCCAAGTACCGGCTACAGGCCGGAGGCTCCCGACCTGGTCATAGAAATCATTCCGTTGGGTTCTCGCTGCGCTCGGACCTCTCCTAGCGACCGCTATATCGAGGTCGAGGAGAAAGTCTTCGAGTGGTTGGATGCCGGAACACTCATGGTTCTGGTTGTGAATCCACGTAAGCGGACGGTGAGCGTTTACCGCTCACGGCATGATATCCATGTCCTGATCGAAGAGGACACCATTGACGGTGGCGACGTGGTGCCCAGCTGGACGCTGCCAGTTGCTGAGCTGTTCGCCTGATGGAAGTGAGTCCTCGATTAAGCGCTCCCAACAGCACCTTGATCTCGTAGGCGACCAGTATCTCGTAGGTGACCAGTAAGGGAACGACATCGGACTTTGGCGCCAAATATAGGAGGGTGGCCTGCGCATAGAATAGCCGGTGTAGGAACCAGATGAAGCTTATTGAACTGCGCGGCATCTCCAAACACTATGGCGCCGTCATCGCGCTAGATGACCTTTCCCTCGAGCTCCGTCAGGGAGACTTTCTGTCCATTATCGGGCCTTCGGGCTCCGGCAAGACCACCTTGCTGGGCATCCTCGGCCTGCTCGAGACCCCTTCGGCAGGGAGTTATCTCCTGGAGGGTCAGCCCGTGAGCGAGCTTGACGAGGCGGCGCGCTCGAGGTTGCGCAACAGGGGCTTCGGCTTCGTCTTTCAGCAGTTCTCCCTCATTCCCAACCTGAACGCTTGGCAAAACGTCGCCCGTCCGCTCGTTTACGCTCGTGTGCCCAAGCGCGAACAGAGGGCGCGTGCGTTAGAGCTGCTCGAGAGGTTGGGCCTCGCTCACCGCGCCGAGCACCGTCCGGCTCAGCTCTCGGGTGGCGAACAGCAGCGCGTCGCCATCGCTCGCGCGCTGGTGAACGACCCCGACATCATCCTGGCCGACGAGCCCACCGGCAATCTGCTCGAGAGGGAATGGGAGTCTGTCCTCGAGGTCTTCGAGGCGCTCAACCGTTTGGACAAGACTATAGTAATGACGACCCATGAGCCGAGCATCGCGAGCAGGGCAACAACACGGCTTTGTTTGCGTAATGGGCGGATCGTCCCCTGCCCAGCGGTCTCTGCACTCTCGCCCAGTGCAGACTTACCATCCGCCAATCTCCAACTCGATTTCCTTGGTGTATCTGAAGCTGTCCTCGACGGCGAACCCCTGCCGCTCACGCTCCGCACCGCCGAGATAATGGCGCTCCTGGCGCAGCATCCCGAGGGCCTCAGCGCGCAGCAGCTTCTCCTGCTGCTGTATGGAGAAAAGGGTAACCCCGGCACCCTTAGAGCGACGCTCTCAAAGCTCCGCACCTTACTTCCCATCGCTTCCCGGCCCTACCGGCTCACCGTATCTTACCGAGCGGATTTTTTGAGAGTCGAGTCCTTGCTCAAAGAGGGACGCCTTCAAGAGGCTGTGGAGTTCTACAGGGGCGAACTGCTTCCCGACTCCGAAGCACCCGGCATCGCCCTGACGCGCGAAACCCTCCATGAGTCTTTGCGGCAAGCGGTCCTGGTCTTGGGGGACACCAGAGCGCTGCTGACCCTGGCCGAGCGCCTTGATGACGACCTCGAACTTTGGGAAGCGGCGCTTGAAGGGCTAGCCGAGGACGACCCGAAGCGGGCGCTGGTGCAGGCTCGAGTGGAAAGAATCCGACGAGCCTGGAGCGAATCTCCGTGATGCAACCTTTTTGCAACCCGTAGTATGCTTCAATGCTAGCAACCATTAGGATAGTGGTGCTCTTCGGCAGAGGTGATGAGCTTGCATCCAGGATCAGAAAGCACTCTTGCTCTTCTCTACAATGCGCGCTTCCGCTTCAGAAGCATCGAAGCAAAGCTGCGCTACCAAGCCGATGCCGAACTGGTGGAACGCGCAAAAGCACGGTGGTTTAAAGGTAAGTACCCATGCAAAAGAAATTGTGAGGGCTGCTCCCCTTGCCCTCGGCAGATTGTGGCTCTTAGCCCTGAGAATTTCACAAAAACTTTTGTTTAGGTGCTTATGTAGGAGGCCGCTACTTTAGCGCGAGACGCGTAGACGCGCTATACGGTGAGCTTATCGGTGACGGCGCTGAGGACGCGGTCGTTATCGGCTACCACTTGGCGCGGCGCCTCTTTGCCGACCCTGCTGAGGCAGTGGGGCAGACCATCGAACTGAGCACGCCTGGTGCCGTCATAGCGCCCGAGGTCAAGACGATCGTCGGCGTCTTGAGCCTGAGCCTCACCCAGGACCCCGAGCTAGACCCGGACTGGGCCCTGATAGGACCGCTAGGCCCCCGCCTGGAAGAGGACGGCCCTTACCCCCTTCACATCTTCGTCCGCTTTTTCAGCGCGTCGGAGGCTGCCAGGCTCACACCCGAACTCCGCGCCTGGACATGGCGGGTTTTCGGGCCGGTAGGCGTCGCGCAGCCCATCGACAGCTTACTGGCGGAACGAAGCGATTATGTTGAGGGAATGCTTCCCAGCCTTGCGGCGCGCCGAGCGACGCTGAGCACCCTCGGTCTCATGCTGGCGGTGTCCGCCATCCTGGCGCTGTACACGCAGAGCTATCACTCTTTGCTCCGTCACAGGCAGCTTTTAGGGGTGGAAAGAGCGCTTGGCGCGACGCGAGGGGAACTGGCCTCGAGGTCAGTTCTCGGTCAGGTTTTCCTGGGCGGGGCAGGCGGCCTGTTGGGCGCCTTGTTTTTAGGGCTGTTGTCCTCGCTGTTACCTCAGCTTTCCCTGTCACGGCCTCCGGCGGTGGTGTTCGGGCTGGCGATGTTTGTTCCCATAGTTGTGCTGCTCGTTTTGTCCGCAGTGCTGGTCTTCTCGAGCCTCACCCAATCAACCATGACGCTGATGCGTGGCCGCGTCTCGAGCGTGCGCATGCTCCTGTTGCTTTTTTTCGTCTACGCCGGCCTCTCTCTCGCCGCCGCGGGGGGCCTCGCCGCGACCCAGGTCTACTTGCAATGGCGCGCCGAGGCAGGCGCTTTGCAGAGTCAGTTCGGTCTTATCTACGCCCTGCAGACGCGTCCCGGCATGATCGACTTCCGCTTGGGGCGCGCCTTTGAATCATCGTTTGACGGCTCTGCACCATTTGCCGAAGAGGACGCGCGGGCGCTTGAAGTTCTCGAAGGGATAGCCGAGGCCACCCTGGCGCAAACAATCCCGAGCCTTTATGTGGATTATGCGCGTGGCGACACCCGGCTCACGGCGGTTGTCGCAGATAGCTCTTATCTCGACTTCATGGGCATGAGCTTGGAAGGCAATGCCGGTGGCTGCATGCTCAACCTGGGGAAAGCTCAGGAACTTGGTATCAGCTTGGGACAGACGGTACGGCTTCGGGACCACGAGAACCCTGTCCCTTGCCGGGTGAGCGGATTTTTTGAAGCGCCGTCCGAACTGTGGTCCTGGCTGGTGGCGGACTTGCCCAGTCTGCTTGTTCCGCCCCTGAGCGGGCTGAATCCGTCCGCTAATGGCGCCGAGTCCTTTCGCTCCACTCGTATCTTGGTCAGGCTTGGCGATGCGGCTGCCGAACAGGCGGTGAGGGCGTGGCTGGAGGAGGAACATCCTGATATTCAGGCGGAGGTCGTTCCCTACACTCCCGACGTTCAGGAACTGCTCTCCGGCGTGCGCGTACAGACTCGAATCTTTCTCTTCGTCGCCATACTGGCGGCCATGATCAGCCTTTGGGGTATCGTTGGCGGATTTCTGACCCTCCTTGACGCCGAGCGTTTCCGCATCGCCCTAGACCGGGCGCTGGGCCTGCCCTTGGGCCAGATAACCCGCAGCTGGTGGTGGCGGACCCTAGCGCTAAGCGCGGTAGCAGCTATCTTGAGTTTCTTCGCCAGCACTATCCTTACAGCACGCCTTTACAACGCATTGGCCCTGGAGATTCCCAATTTGCCCGAGGCCGGCTTAGGCTTAAATCCAGTCTTGCCGTTCATGTTTGGGATGGCTCTGGTTGTGCTCAGTGCGGGGTTAACCTGGTTGGCTTACCGGCGGCTGAGACGACAAACGCCGTTGTCGCTCTTAAAGGGCGGCCCTGCCCCTTAAAGTAGCTTCAGCCCACAAGAAAGCCCGAAGGTAGTGACCACGTCCTTGTTATAGAAGATGGCCTGGGTGCCGTTAACGGTGATCATCATGGTGGACCCGGCGCGGCTTGAGCCGCAGCAAAAACGCGTCGGCGCTGGGCGCGGTGTTGACCACCTCGTCCGGCGTCAGCCCCGCCTTGCGCGCCATCATCACCCCGTAGCGCACCCCGTCGAAGCCCTCGAGGACGTGGGCGTCGGGGTTGATGGAGAAGCGGCAGCCCTTCTCCTTGGCCCTCTTGACCCAGCGCCAGTCGAGGTCGAGGCGGTAAGGGCTGGCGTTGATCTCGATCACCGTGCCCGTCAGGGCGCAGGCCTCGATAACGGCCCCCAGGTCCACGGCGTAACTCGGGCGGCGCAGGAGCAGGCGACCGCTGGCGTGGCCGAGGATGCCGGCGTGAGGGTTGCTCACCGCCCGCACGAGGCGCGCGGTCTGCTCCGCCTCGCTCAGGTTGAAGTGGCTGTGGACGCTGACGACGGTGTAGTCGAGTTCGGCTAAGACCTCGTCGGGGTAGTCGAGGCTGCCGTCCGGGAGAATGTCCACTTCGACGCCGTGGAGCAAGCCGAAGTCTACACCCTCCGCCGCCAGTTCCGCCCTGATCGCCGCTATCTCACGGCCCTGCGCCCGCAGGCGCTCGAGGCTGAGCCCGTTTGCGACGTGCGAACTGCGCGAGTGGTCGGCCATCGCCAGGTAGCGCGCGCCCCGCAGCCGCGCTCCCGCCACCATCTCGCGCAGGCTGTTGGCGCCGTCCGACCAGCTCGAGTGGTTGTGGACGAGGCCCCTGAGGTCCCCTTCGCTGAGCAGCCCGTCCACCCTTTCGGGCCGCGCCTCCTCGCGGCGCTCGGGCGGCGGCCGGGGCAAGTCCAGGCGCGCGAAGAGCTCGCTCTCCTCGAGGGTGGCGACGAGCGTACCCTCTCGATAGAGGCCGCGCGCCGAGAGGGCGTAGCCCCTCTCCTCCGCCCTCAGGCGCAGCGCCTCCACGAAGTCGGCCCCGCCCGTCCTCACTGCCAGGACGGCCCCAAAGGCCTCGGGGGGAGCGACCGTCACCGTCACGGCTTTGCCCTGAAAGCGGCCCCGCCAGCCGTCCTCTTCACTCAGCTCGGTGAGCAGCGGCGCCAGCGCCGACCGGACCGCCAGGGGCCCCACCCCCGTCACCACCAGCTCGAGCTCGGCGACGGTCTCCATGCGGCGGCGCAGTTCGCCCGCAGGCTCGACACGGCCCTCGGGCGCCGCCTCCTTGAGCGCCAGGCGCAGGAGCTCGGCGTAGACCTCGGCCACGTCCAGGCGCATCCGCCCCCTCGAGGCGAGGGCGAAGCGCGCCGCCTCTTTTAGCGAGCCGGCCGTCTTCAGGCTGAAGCCCTTCACCGCCGTCAGGCGGCCGTCCTCGCAGGCCGCAGCCAAGGTCTCCAAGTCCACGATCGCAGCGTCCCAGAGGCTGGCGATCTTCTTCGGCCCCAGGCCCGACACCACGAAGAGCTCGCGCACGCTCTCGGGAATCTTGTCGTAGAGAGCGTCCAGGACCGGCAGGCGCTCACGTTCTCCCAGCGCGGCCAGTTCGGCCGCCAGGCTCTTGCCGACGCCGCGAAGCTCGGTGAGCCTGCCCTCCTCGAACAGCCGGCTAAAGTCGCCCTCATAGCTCTCGAGGCTTCTCAGCGCAGACGCAAAGGCCTTGGCCTTGAAGGGGTCGTCGCCGAGGAGCTCCAAGAGCCTGGTCGCCTCCTTGAGCTGCGCGATCACCTGTTTTTTGTTGGGGCTCGGTCGTGGGTTCGTCGCCACTGTCATGGCCCAGTCTACCGCGCTCTTTGGGATGCCTTGGGCTATCCAACGACTGCCTTTGCGCATCCTTGTTGCGCATCTTCGGCGCCTTTGGGGTAGACTCGAGCCCATGACCTTAGCCATCGTGACGGATTCGACCGCCGACCTCACCGCGCCGCGGCAGCGAGAGCTCGACCTCCGCGTCATCCCGCTCTCGGTTCATATCGGCAGCGAGACCTTCGACGACTGGACCGGCATCACCCCCAAGGAGATGTTCCGGCGCGTCGAGCAGGGCGGTGCCGCCCACCCGACCACCAGCCAGCCCAGCCCCGAGCGCTTCCGCGAGATCTACGCGCAGGCCTTTGCGGAGGGCGCCGACGAGATTCTCTCGCTGCACATTGCCTCCGGCCTGTCGGGCACCTTGGGCAGCGCCACCCTGGCCGCCAAGGAGGTGAAGGGGCCGGTCCACCTCTTCGACTCCAAGACCACCAGCGTGGGCCTGGGCGCGCTGGTGACCCGCGCCAGCGAGCTGCGCGCAGAGGGCGCCAAGGGCGAGGTCATTCTCGCCGAACTGGCGCGGCTCCGCGACGCGCTCTTTTTGCGCATGATCCTGCCGCGGCTCGACTACCTCCACAAGGGCGGCCGCATCGGCGGGGCCCAGGCTTTTGTCGGCGGGCTCCTCAAGCTCACGCCGATTCTCACCTTCAAGGAGGGCAAGGTCGCGACCACCGCCCGCGCCCGCGGCCTGAGCAGGGCCATGAAGACGCTCTTTGGCGAGCTGGCGAGCTATGCTCAGGCGCATCCCGGCGGGATTCGGGTCTTCCCCGTCTTCGGCACCGAGGACTCGGAGGCCAAGGGCCCGGTCCTAGCGGAGATCGGCAACCTGGGCGAGGCGGTCACGCTCGAGGCGAGCACCACCGGCGGCTCGGTCATCGGCGTCTACGGCGGCCCCGGCTGGTTCGGCCTCGCGGCGATCCCGCGCGGCTAGCTCACGGTGGAACCTCGCCTCCACCAAAGCTTAATCGTGGGCTCATCGAGTCCCGACCGCCTTCCCCAGGAGGGGCGTTCAGGACGGCGGCGACAACTTGAGAGCGGCTTTCCCCAGGCAGCACCTGACGGTGCGCTGACAGTCGCTCGGCTAGACTTGGCTCCGGTGGCGGTTTTATACTGACCATCCAGGTAAAGGGACCATCCCTCGAACCTATGTTTCTGAGGAGGAACGCAATGAAGACATTTGTCGCCAAACTGCTGGCTTTAGGCCTGGTCCTATCGCTGGTGCCCGCCTTTGCGCAGGAACAAGCCATGCCCGAGCGCCTGGTCCTCGGCATGGTGCCTAGCCGCGAGGCTGACCGCATGGTGGATAGCTTGGATCCGATCGCCGAGATGATGAGCGAGCGGCTGTTGATCCCGGTCGAGACCTTTGTGTCCACCGACTTCACCGGCCTGGTCGAAGCCATCGGCACGGGCACCGTCGATATCGGTCTCTTCGGTCCGGCGGCCCTGGTCCAGGCGGTGGACCGCTACAACGCCCAGGTCGTCCTCGCTTCGGTGCGTCAGGGTTCGACCACCTACCGCTCGCAGTTCAACGTGCGCTGCGACTCGGGCATCGACTCCTTCGAGGACCTTCCCGGCACCACCATCGCCTTTGTCGATCCGGCCTCGGCCTCGGGCTACCGTTTCCCCTACGTCTACCTGCTCCAGGAGCACGGCATCGACGCCAACACCGACATGCAAGCCATCTTCGCCGGCTCCCACGACGCCTCGGCCCTGGCCGTCTACAACGGCGACGTCGACGTCGCGGTGACCTTCGGCGGCAGCCCCGGCAGCGACGGCCGCGAGACCATCGAAGCCGACTTTCCCGACGTCAAAGAGGTCGTCTGCATCCTCGGCTACACCGGCGACATCCCCAACGACGGCGTGGTCGTCCGCGCTGGTCTTTCCGACGAGCTCGCCCAGCAGATCGCGAGCGCGCTCATCGACATCGCCGAGACCGAAGAGGGCCAGGCCCTCACCCAAGAGCTCTTCAATGTCACCGCCTTTGCGCCGATCGACAGCGAGGCCTACGACGTCGTCCGCGAGGTCGCCCGCGCTTTCGAGCGCTAAGCAGGTTACACACCGCGAGAGAACCTCGAGCCCCGGCTCGAGGTTCTCTTTTGGGATTTTCTTTGGCAAGGTTCTCTTTTGATGGAAAGTCTTGTAGAGTGACGCTACTGTGTTAGGCGCTGTGATCAGTATGCCGGGTTCAGCCTGTTCCCAACTAGGACTGTCTAGCCGATGATCGAATTCAGACAAACCGAGGTCATCTATCCCAACGGCCTCAAGGCCTTGAAAGGCGTGAGCTTAGAGATCCCCAAGGGCCAGTTCGTGGTGATCGTGGGGCTTTCGGGGGCGGGCAAGTCCACCTTGATCCGCACCGTCAACAACCTGGTGGTGCCGTCGGGCGGCGATGTCTTGATCGGCGGCAAGTCGATCACCCGGGCCAAGGGGCAAAAGCTCCGCGACATGCGCGCCGACATCGGCATGATCTTTCAGACCTTCAACCTGGTGAGGCGCAGCACCGTCTTGCGCAACGTCCTCTCGGGGCGGTTGGGTCAGGCCAACCCCGCTCTCAGCCTGCTGGGCATCTTTTCCAGGGACGACCTGGCCCTGGCGCACGACTGCCTGCGCCGCGTCGGCATCTCCGAAAAGGCCTTTGTGCGCGCCGACAACCTCTCCGGCGGTCAGCAGCAACGCGTCGGCATCGCGCGCGCACTGGCACAAGAGCCCAGCGTGATGCTGGCCGACGAGCCCGTCGCCAGCCTCGACCCGCCCACCTCGCACGCGGTGATGGCTGACTTAAAGCGCATCTCCCGCGAGGACGGCATCACCACCTTGGTCAACCTGCACTTTATCGACATGGCGCGCGACTACGCCCAGCGCATCATCGGCATGAGGGACGGCCAGGTGGTCTTCGATGGGCCTCCCGAGGCGGCCTCGGACAGGGTCTTCGAGGAGATCTACGGCCGCCCCATCGACAAGGAAAAGGACATCCGTGGCGCTACCTGAGGTCAAGGTGGTAGTGAATCCGACCAGACCCCTGGTGCCTCGCCTCTTGGTCTGGGCGACCTGGGCGGCCTTTGCCCTGCTCTTTTACATCTCCGTCGTCCAGACGGGCTTCGGCTTTAGTGACCTCTGGGGCAGCGTGGTCAACTTCGTCCTTTTCTTCGGCCGCTTCTATCCACCGGACTGGCGCGCCCTGCCGGAAATCTGGACACCGCTCATCCAGACCATCCAGATGGCCTGGCTGGGCACCGTCTTCGGCGTCCTGCTGGGCCTGCCCTGGGTGGTCTGGGCCTCGCGCAACACCTCCTTGAACGGACCCTTCATGTGGTTCGCTCGCAGCTTCATGACGGTCCTTAGAAGCGTCCCCGACCTCCTCTACGCCGCCGTCCTGGTGGCCGTCTTGGCCTTTGGGCCGCTGCCGGGCGTGGTG
Proteins encoded:
- a CDS encoding Uma2 family endonuclease → MSPPGEQHGIFAFRVAFSLGNHVAPNNLGQVYIGEPGFKLAANPDTVRAPDIAFVSRERLDKLTPSTGYRPEAPDLVIEIIPLGSRCARTSPSDRYIEVEEKVFEWLDAGTLMVLVVNPRKRTVSVYRSRHDIHVLIEEDTIDGGDVVPSWTLPVAELFA
- a CDS encoding ABC transporter ATP-binding protein, yielding MKLIELRGISKHYGAVIALDDLSLELRQGDFLSIIGPSGSGKTTLLGILGLLETPSAGSYLLEGQPVSELDEAARSRLRNRGFGFVFQQFSLIPNLNAWQNVARPLVYARVPKREQRARALELLERLGLAHRAEHRPAQLSGGEQQRVAIARALVNDPDIILADEPTGNLLEREWESVLEVFEALNRLDKTIVMTTHEPSIASRATTRLCLRNGRIVPCPAVSALSPSADLPSANLQLDFLGVSEAVLDGEPLPLTLRTAEIMALLAQHPEGLSAQQLLLLLYGEKGNPGTLRATLSKLRTLLPIASRPYRLTVSYRADFLRVESLLKEGRLQEAVEFYRGELLPDSEAPGIALTRETLHESLRQAVLVLGDTRALLTLAERLDDDLELWEAALEGLAEDDPKRALVQARVERIRRAWSESP
- a CDS encoding ABC transporter permease, whose product is MSLSLTQDPELDPDWALIGPLGPRLEEDGPYPLHIFVRFFSASEAARLTPELRAWTWRVFGPVGVAQPIDSLLAERSDYVEGMLPSLAARRATLSTLGLMLAVSAILALYTQSYHSLLRHRQLLGVERALGATRGELASRSVLGQVFLGGAGGLLGALFLGLLSSLLPQLSLSRPPAVVFGLAMFVPIVVLLVLSAVLVFSSLTQSTMTLMRGRVSSVRMLLLLFFVYAGLSLAAAGGLAATQVYLQWRAEAGALQSQFGLIYALQTRPGMIDFRLGRAFESSFDGSAPFAEEDARALEVLEGIAEATLAQTIPSLYVDYARGDTRLTAVVADSSYLDFMGMSLEGNAGGCMLNLGKAQELGISLGQTVRLRDHENPVPCRVSGFFEAPSELWSWLVADLPSLLVPPLSGLNPSANGAESFRSTRILVRLGDAAAEQAVRAWLEEEHPDIQAEVVPYTPDVQELLSGVRVQTRIFLFVAILAAMISLWGIVGGFLTLLDAERFRIALDRALGLPLGQITRSWWWRTLALSAVAAILSFFASTILTARLYNALALEIPNLPEAGLGLNPVLPFMFGMALVVLSAGLTWLAYRRLRRQTPLSLLKGGPAP
- a CDS encoding helix-hairpin-helix domain-containing protein, with the translated sequence MTVATNPRPSPNKKQVIAQLKEATRLLELLGDDPFKAKAFASALRSLESYEGDFSRLFEEGRLTELRGVGKSLAAELAALGERERLPVLDALYDKIPESVRELFVVSGLGPKKIASLWDAAIVDLETLAAACEDGRLTAVKGFSLKTAGSLKEAARFALASRGRMRLDVAEVYAELLRLALKEAAPEGRVEPAGELRRRMETVAELELVVTGVGPLAVRSALAPLLTELSEEDGWRGRFQGKAVTVTVAPPEAFGAVLAVRTGGADFVEALRLRAEERGYALSARGLYREGTLVATLEESELFARLDLPRPPPERREEARPERVDGLLSEGDLRGLVHNHSSWSDGANSLREMVAGARLRGARYLAMADHSRSSHVANGLSLERLRAQGREIAAIRAELAAEGVDFGLLHGVEVDILPDGSLDYPDEVLAELDYTVVSVHSHFNLSEAEQTARLVRAVSNPHAGILGHASGRLLLRRPSYAVDLGAVIEACALTGTVIEINASPYRLDLDWRWVKRAKEKGCRFSINPDAHVLEGFDGVRYGVMMARKAGLTPDEVVNTAPSADAFLLRLKPRRVHHDDHR
- a CDS encoding DegV family protein; this encodes MTLAIVTDSTADLTAPRQRELDLRVIPLSVHIGSETFDDWTGITPKEMFRRVEQGGAAHPTTSQPSPERFREIYAQAFAEGADEILSLHIASGLSGTLGSATLAAKEVKGPVHLFDSKTTSVGLGALVTRASELRAEGAKGEVILAELARLRDALFLRMILPRLDYLHKGGRIGGAQAFVGGLLKLTPILTFKEGKVATTARARGLSRAMKTLFGELASYAQAHPGGIRVFPVFGTEDSEAKGPVLAEIGNLGEAVTLEASTTGGSVIGVYGGPGWFGLAAIPRG
- a CDS encoding phosphate/phosphite/phosphonate ABC transporter substrate-binding protein, yielding MKTFVAKLLALGLVLSLVPAFAQEQAMPERLVLGMVPSREADRMVDSLDPIAEMMSERLLIPVETFVSTDFTGLVEAIGTGTVDIGLFGPAALVQAVDRYNAQVVLASVRQGSTTYRSQFNVRCDSGIDSFEDLPGTTIAFVDPASASGYRFPYVYLLQEHGIDANTDMQAIFAGSHDASALAVYNGDVDVAVTFGGSPGSDGRETIEADFPDVKEVVCILGYTGDIPNDGVVVRAGLSDELAQQIASALIDIAETEEGQALTQELFNVTAFAPIDSEAYDVVREVARAFER
- the phnC gene encoding phosphonate ABC transporter ATP-binding protein, producing MIEFRQTEVIYPNGLKALKGVSLEIPKGQFVVIVGLSGAGKSTLIRTVNNLVVPSGGDVLIGGKSITRAKGQKLRDMRADIGMIFQTFNLVRRSTVLRNVLSGRLGQANPALSLLGIFSRDDLALAHDCLRRVGISEKAFVRADNLSGGQQQRVGIARALAQEPSVMLADEPVASLDPPTSHAVMADLKRISREDGITTLVNLHFIDMARDYAQRIIGMRDGQVVFDGPPEAASDRVFEEIYGRPIDKEKDIRGAT
- the phnE gene encoding phosphonate ABC transporter, permease protein PhnE, with product MALPEVKVVVNPTRPLVPRLLVWATWAAFALLFYISVVQTGFGFSDLWGSVVNFVLFFGRFYPPDWRALPEIWTPLIQTIQMAWLGTVFGVLLGLPWVVWASRNTSLNGPFMWFARSFMTVLRSVPDLLYAAVLVAVLAFGPLPGVVALTIFTMSILAKLGSEYVEAIDPGPLEALKATGASGTQVVVFGVVPQVAANMISFILYIFEVNVRASTVLGYVGAGGIGQLLRTYIADFDYPAIAVLLIIVFAVVLVIDGVSAFVRSRLT